CCCGCACTCACCTGCAGCTTGCAAATGTAAGGAGACGGTGGCGTTTTCAAATATTGATTTGCCACCAAAGTGACCGTCACCTGAGTGCGCACCGCTGCGCGAAACAAAATTTCTCGAATTACAACAGGGCACGCGTCTGCATCTACCCATATGGCCATGATTTGCTCCTACCATCACTGACTATTTCAACTGAGCAAAATCATACGTGCTTTTGCTTCAGCTGAAAACATCTCACCACACTATAAAGTAAATTTAGACAGGAGTACCTCTTGCTCATGTGATTGCTCAGCCAGCTCTTGGCTCGCTTCATATTGCTGACTAGAGAAGTTATCAACCTCAACGCTAATATCATTGATATTCGCAGTGTTTTTATTTATCTCTTCAATGACAACACTTTGCTCTTCAATCGCAGTCGCAATTTGAATATTGCGATCCATGATGTCTTTTACCGACTCAGAAATTTCATTCAGCATTTGCGTCGCATGCTCTGTTTGCTCAACACATAACAAAGTTTTATCTCGACTTGCCCCCATGGCATTTTGCACCTGATTCGAGGATACCTGTATTTGTTCAATCATGCTTTTAATTTCGGTTGTCGACTCTTGCGTTTTGGTGGCAAGCGAGCGTACTTCGTCGGCCACAACAGCAAACCCTCTGCCTTGTTCTCCGGCTCTTGCGGCTTCTATAGCGGCGTTAAGCGCAAGTAAGTTGGTTTGCTCAGCAATACCATTAATGACTGAGAGAATGTTTTCGATACTATGGCTGTATTCCGCAAGCTGCGTACTCATCGCATGAGACTCATTGATCTCCTCAGATAACGCTGAGATCTCTTTTTTCGTTTCTAAAAAGACTTGCTGTCCATCTCGGGTTTTGTCATTCACTGTTGTGATAGAGCTGGCTGCATTTTGCGCACTGCCCGCAATCTCGCCGGAGGTCGTACTCATTTCATGCATGGCAGTTGCCAAACTTTCCACGAGCCCAACCTGCTCTTGCAAACGCGAGCTTGATTGCGTTGCCAGCTCTCGAGCTGCTTGACTGCTCGACACCACCATGTCCGTTCCATGTTTTATTTGTGAAACGAGCTGATGGAGTGACCCTAAAAATATATTAAACTGCTGCGCCACTTTGCCGCACTCATCATCATTTTGAATGGTTAAACGCTGAGTCAAATCACCACTACCCGACGCGATGTTGGTTATAGCAGCTTCTAACTGTTTTAATGGTTTTAAAAGGTGTATAGCGAGCGTTCTGATTGTTAATGACCCTAAAACGACGGCAATGATTGCCAGCACAATCGTATTCACAGTCATCTTGTTGAGCACTTGGTATACTTTATCTTTGTCGAGCATAACGGCAAGATACCAAGCGTTACCATACTGATCATCTAACGGATAGTAATACATGATTTTGTCTTCACCGCCGACCTCCGCTTCGATCACTGTTTTTGACTGAGCCAGAGATAGGTTCGGTGAGATGTCGCGTAACGTTTTGCCATTTAAATCCTTTTGCTGATGTGAAATGATTTCACCCTGTTTATCCACTAAAAATGCAAACCCAGTTTCGTCGAAATCAACCGCATTGATACTATTTGCAATAGTCGCTAGGCTTAAATCTCCTCCTATCACGCCTTTAAACTGACCTTGATAATTTATTGGCGAGACAACTGACAACAGTAATTCGCCAGTCGCCGCATCAACATATGGGCTGGTGAAAACCGTTTTGCCTTTTTGTTTTGCCAGCGAATACCAAGGACGCTGACGAAAATCCACGCCGGGGGGATTTTGTCGATTAGGATTATTTGATCTCAATCCTGTCTCTGTCTCGACGGTGCCAAACGCCAATAAAAACGACGTGCTGAAATAAGGCGTGTTTAATGCTTGTTGAAAGTTCTCGACACTAAAATCAACATCTAGTTGTGTCTTGACCAGATGCACTTGAGAGGCTTTTTTCGACAGCCAGTTATTAATGCTGATCGCCAGCAGCTGAGTTGTGTCTCCCACATAAGCAGCCGTTTTTTGCTTCATTGAATCATTGATAAACCAATAAGTAGAGCCGCTGAATACAATAATGATGATAAACACCACCAGCGCAGAAGCGACTGAAAACTTGGTTCTAATCTTCATAGTTACTCGCCAGAAAAAAAATCAGTCAACATCGCAAAGTGTTGTCTATAATTCGCTTTATCGCAACTAATTGGTTTAAAGACTATGAAAACAGCGAGCCGTTCTTTATTTGCTCTTTTGCTCTCATCGTCATTTGCATATCCGGTGATTGCAAATGATAACCGTCCCGTCACCATGGATGACATTAAGGCACTTGAAGCCCAGCTTGCGGAACTCAAACGACGATTTACAGCGCAGCACCCAGAACCCGAAAAACCAACAGACACCAGACAACCCACCGCCACCGCAAAAGCAGCATCAAAGCCTGTACCTAAAGTGGCAGAAAAACCTGTAACGCATAAAGTCGATGTCTATGCGACCATGCGCCCAACCTATGGACGCATCGAAGACAAGGGGGAGGATACATATGATGTGCGTGACGCATTATCCCACGCGGGGATCAAGGCCACCCACAGATTCAATG
This genomic window from Pseudoalteromonas luteoviolacea contains:
- a CDS encoding methyl-accepting chemotaxis protein, with protein sequence MKIRTKFSVASALVVFIIIIVFSGSTYWFINDSMKQKTAAYVGDTTQLLAISINNWLSKKASQVHLVKTQLDVDFSVENFQQALNTPYFSTSFLLAFGTVETETGLRSNNPNRQNPPGVDFRQRPWYSLAKQKGKTVFTSPYVDAATGELLLSVVSPINYQGQFKGVIGGDLSLATIANSINAVDFDETGFAFLVDKQGEIISHQQKDLNGKTLRDISPNLSLAQSKTVIEAEVGGEDKIMYYYPLDDQYGNAWYLAVMLDKDKVYQVLNKMTVNTIVLAIIAVVLGSLTIRTLAIHLLKPLKQLEAAITNIASGSGDLTQRLTIQNDDECGKVAQQFNIFLGSLHQLVSQIKHGTDMVVSSSQAARELATQSSSRLQEQVGLVESLATAMHEMSTTSGEIAGSAQNAASSITTVNDKTRDGQQVFLETKKEISALSEEINESHAMSTQLAEYSHSIENILSVINGIAEQTNLLALNAAIEAARAGEQGRGFAVVADEVRSLATKTQESTTEIKSMIEQIQVSSNQVQNAMGASRDKTLLCVEQTEHATQMLNEISESVKDIMDRNIQIATAIEEQSVVIEEINKNTANINDISVEVDNFSSQQYEASQELAEQSHEQEVLLSKFTL